The DNA sequence CACCATACCGAAATTGTCAGCAGCCACCGCGGCGGGAAAATTGATTCACCCGGGAAAAGCAGAGAGTAACAGGCATGGCTTTTTACGATAGTCTCTATGGATTGATCGGCGGGCTTTTCCCCTATGAATGGGCGCATTCAACCTTTGTACTGCGGGCTCTGATTGGCCTTTTGTTGCTGACACCGCTCTGCGGGGCTATGGGGATAATGGTGGTCAATTTCCGCATGGCCTTCTTTTCGGATACCATCAGTCACTCCGCTTTCACCGGCATCGCCCTGGGTCTCCTATTTGGAGTCAATCCCTGGATCACACTGGTGGCTTTTGGCGTCGTAGTTGGCCTGGGAATAATTCGGGTCAAGAAACATAGCGAGCTGTCAACCGATACCGTTATCGGAGTCTTTTTTTCCACGGTCATTGCCATTGGAATAGCCATAATCAGCGTTCGGCGGGGACTGAGCCGCGACCTGCAATCTTATCTTTTTGGCGATATTCTAACTATAAACGAGGCTGAACTGACCGCCATGATTGCCCTTTTTGTCGTTGCCTTCATATTTATCTGGTTGACTTACAATAAGTTGCTGATGATTGGCCTGCATGAGGATCTGGCTTCTTCAAAGGGGTTCAATACTACCTTATATGAATATGCTTTTTCGGCCATATTGGCCATTGTGGTCACCTTTAGTATCCGCGCCGTGGGACTTCTGCTGGTGACCGCTCTTTTGATACTCCCGGCGGCTTCGGCCAGGAATATGGCCCGTTCCTCGGGGGCTCTTTTCTGGTGGTCAATACTTTTTTCATTGATTTCAGGAGTTCTGGGTCTCGCCGGTTCGCTAATCTGGAATATGGCCACCGGCGCCTCTGTCATACTGGCGGCATCGGCTCTTTTCGTCCTCACCAATCTGGCCAGCTTCATAAGGCACATGAAAGGACGGCATGTTTCCCCGGTAAATTGAAAGGCCTGATTGCGGAATTCATTGATTAGAATGGGGGGCAACTGCGTCTTAGAATAAAGATGAGGACTCTTTAAAGGTATAAATGTCCAATTCCAAAATTTATATAGAGGCCTATATAGAGGCCTTGACAAACGGAAGGGGTTATGGTAACTTCATTTGACTTTTTTGGCCGGTAATAATAAATTGCCGGTCTAACGATAAGAGGTTGAAATAATTACCCCTGCGGGAGATAAAGAGGCTCGTGGGGCCATAAAATAGATAATTCGAAAGTATTTGATTCAATATTGATGGAGATGAGAATGGGAATTTTAAGGTATTTTGCCTTTTTGACCTTGCTTCTGGTATTTCTGTTGCCATCAGCTTTTGGCAGCGGCTTTACTTTTGACGGCAACGGAGTGAAGGCAAGAGGTATGGGCGGGGCATTTCGTGCCGTAGCTGATGATTGGTCGGCAGCCTGCTATAATCCTGCCGGATACGCCCGGATGAAGGATAATCAACTGGCGGGCAATCTGACTATTTTCCATAACCGTTACTGGGTCAAGCCCAATATCCTGTGGGGCGGACAGTATGAAAGCGGTTACATGAACGGTCTGGATATTCCCAATAAACACGAGTATTTGAATATCCCCCAGGGTGCCTTCCTGGCTCGTTTCCCTTTCTGGGGTGAAATTGTGATGGGATTATCCGGTTACCAGGCTTTTGATCAAAACCAGACCTGGCAGCTGTATAAGAACATTCCGGCATACAGCCGTGCCAGTATTCCCGGCACCCAGTATTACATCAACCTTGATGTGGTCGCATTCCAGTTGACTGCGGCCAAGAACTTCATGAATGATCGCCTTTCGGTCGGAATCGGTCTGGCGGTTCTCCGCGGCGATTTGTCTTATGGTGATCTGGTCCTGAGAAGAAATCCGATGCCGGCTCCGATCAGCGATCGTCCTTACGAAAGAGTCCCCGAATGGTATAAGAATGACGGTAATGGCTGGGGAATAGGCTATCGCGCCGGGCTTCTTTATAAAGCGACCGAGAAATTGGATCTCGGCCTGGTTTTTATCGGGAAATCATCAATTGATATTGACGGAACCAGCGAGTTCAAGTTCTATATGGGAGACAATGCCTACCTGCGCGATAACTTCTTTCCCACCACCGAGGAATACCTTTTTGCCGGCGGCGAAGTTGTGGATTTGAATTCCAAATTCAAGACCACCCTTGATCTCCCGGCTTCCATCGGCGGCGGGATTGCCTACAAGGTCAATCAGAAACTGACTGTGGCGCTTGATGCCGAAATGGTTTTCTGGTCTTCGTTCAAAGGTTTTGACTTCACCTTCAGCAATTTCTCCGGCCTAAAAAATCCGCTGTTCCTTCGCGCCAACGATTCTTTATTCAAGACCAACATGGTTGTACCGGTTAAGTGGGACGATGCCGGAAAAGTGATGCTTGGCGCCAATTATAAGGCTTACAGTTTCATAGATGTGAGAGCCGGAGGCTCTTTTGAAAATTCGCCGGTTAACCAGACGACTTTCATCCCGCAGTTTTTCAATCTTGGCGATAAATACACGGTCGGTTTTGGCCTTGGTTTTGCAATCGGCTACTGGAATCTCGATTTCGCCACCAACTATTCTCATCAGAAGGATCTCAAAATCACCGGTTATTCTGATGTCAATGACGATGGTTTGATGGATAACCTGCAGGGCGATTACAGAGCCAATAACTATGAAACCGTGCTCGGTATCTCATACCGGTTTTAGGAGGACCAAAATATGTTAAAAAGAATATGGCTTCTGTTTTCGGTCCTTTTGATCGCGGCTGTGCTTTACAGTTGCAGCGACCGGGGAATCGTCACAGTAGACAACAATTTTAATAAGGGCTCGATATTCACGGCTCAGCACGTCTTCACGCACTATCTCAAACAATCAATGTTCAAGAATATCAGCGATGCCCCGCTGGTTCGGTTCCGGGTCTACCGCCCGTACATAGAGGATGAGAATCAGGTTCCGGGAATACCCTTTCCGGTGCTGTATCTTCTCTCGCCCTATGGAGAAGACGAATTCTTCTATCTTGATAATGGCCTGAAAGAAGTGGCTGACGGTATGATTGCCCGCCACGAAATCAAGCCGATGTGGATCGTCTGTGTCAATGGCTCCAGCGGTTACGGCGGGGCGTTCTATGGTGACACTTACGCCGGCGGCAAATACGCCGAGTTGATTGGCGCCAAATACGGCCTTCCCACCAATGACAGCCTTGGCACTCTGCTGGATTATGTTGACGGCGTTTTCAATACCATCGATTCCCGCGCCACACGGGCCATCTCCGGGGTCGGCACGGGTGGTTATGGCGCCATGAGAATCGCCATTCGTTACAGCGAAAATTTCTCTTCGGTATCAGCCGTTTCGGCTCCGCTCGATTTTAACGGCGCCGGCGGCACCGGCGGTTTTGTCCCGTTATTCCAGCAGGTCATGCAAGTTCAGGGAAGCGCCAATTATCGCTCCCTGGATACTTCCTCTTCCAAGCCGCTGAACAACCTGTTCATTGCTGCGGCCTGCAACTATTCGCCGCACGATACCGGCACTACCGGTGACAGCTTCGTCATTACCGATTCGGCCACCTATTTTGCACCTTTCGGCAGCAGTTCGACCGTCAAGTTTCATCTTCCCTTCGATTCCACCGGCAGCGTTTATGATTCCACCGGTGCCGTTTATCCGATCTGGAATATGTGGCTGAGCAACAATATTGAGAATATTCTGGCCGCCTATCCCGATGCGCTCGATGCCACAGCGATCTTCCTGGCGGCCTCGCCCCAGAGCGATTTCGGATACTTCGATCAGACCCTGGCCTTCCATGACCATCTGACCGGTCTGAATAAAGCTCATCAGTATCTTATGTTTGATGGGTATTCCGGAGTCCCGGCGAGCGGCAACAATTACACCTATGATATGCTGGAGAAAATCCTGAAATTCCACTCGGATCATTTCATTATCCCGTGATGGGTGTAAAATGAAACTCAAAAGCCGGGAACGGGTGTCAGCCCGCCCGGCTTTTTAATTGTATGATAGACGAGAGAAGCTACGATTTAATATCAATCGGCGCCCACCCTGATGATGTTGAGGTCGGCACCGGCGGCGTACTTATTGCGCTCAATAAGAGCGGCTACAAGACCGGCATTGTCTATCTGACCGCCGGTGAGATGGGGACCGGCGGAACGCCCGAAATCAGGGCGGAAGAGGCGGTCAATGCCGCCAGAGTTATGGGTTCCGATCTGATTCACACTTATGATTGGGGCGATGCCCGTCTTTTTGACAGCTATGAAAAACGGATTGAGCTGGCCGGCCTGATAAGAAAGTGCCGTCCCTCGATAATCCTGGCGCCCTACCCTCAGATAGGGCATGGGAAAAGACAGTCGCATCCCGATCATGTTGCTGCCGGGCAGATTGTAATCAATGCTGCCAGCTACGCCACGCTGAAGAAGATGCCGATTCCCGGAGAACCTCACTCGGTCAAACGGGTCTTCCATTATTTTCTCCCGCCCGGGCTGACTCCCAGTTTCGTGGTCGATATCACCGAGTATTTCGAGCAATGGATTGAGGCGCTCAAATGCCATAAGTCTCAGTTTCTCAATCCGGAGAAATCGCGCGATTATATCTGGTCGCTGGAATCGATGGCGCGCTCGTTCGGTTCGCAGGCGGGATGCCGCTATGGGCAGGGGTTCTACCATATCGAACCGATGCGCATTGTCGACCTGTTTGATCTGGTAAAATAATTCTTGACATTTTTAATCCTTGGGGCATCTTAGTAGTAGGGAAACTAAATCTGGAGCCTTGGCCAAGACGCGCCGGTTAATATCCGGTGTTGCATAATAATTTGGGGGAAAGGATGGCCTATGAGCAGTTTCTTTTGATTTGCAGTAAAATATGGCATATTTTGGGCTAACAACACACAAGGAGGAAATGATGAGAATAGCAAATTTGATGGTGATTGGTCTGCTTTTGGGTATCTGCTGGGGTTTGATAGGCTGCTCGGCGAGTGCCGGGGATTACACGATTGAGAAGGTGATCGAGATTGGCCCAGCCGACTGGGTGCCGTTCTTGTGGCCGATCAAATGGTCGCCGGACGGGACGAAGATTTCCTATTTCTACAATGGCTACTTGACGATTTCGGACACTTTGGGCCATTCCCGGCAGGCCTGGAAGGCAAACACCTATCCGCATAAATATGAATGGCTGTCCAACGATGAAATTTTCATGCATCAGCGCTTTTTGGCTGGAAACAGAACCATTGTTCGTTTGAGTATTATTGATATTAACACCGGCCAGGAGCGGATATTAGTGGATAATACTCCAGCAGATTCCAATATGTCGGCCGTACAGGAGGTTGAGGTTAGTGGGCCGGAGCGCACAGTGGAGGGGAATGTATATTATATCAACGAAAAGGTGGCGGGGAAAAGCGCTATCATACCGCAGAGCAAATTTGCGCCCGCCGATAAGGCCTCGTCGGCATCTGACAACCACATATTGCGGTGGGGTGATAAAGGGCTTTACCTGGTTCGCGCCGATATGCAGGATTCGACAAGGCTATCAAGAAAGCCTTACGACTATATACCGTTGCCACCGATAATCAGCCCTGATCACAAATATATAATGGTTGGCGGCACCATTGAGCGTATTGCCGATTCTCAATATATAGTAATGGATACATGCATTACCAATAAGCCTCAAAAAACAGTTGGTTGTGGCTTCATATTCTGTTCCTTCAATCCCAAAGGTAATGAAATATTATTTCAACGTGGATGCGATGATGGTGAATCGTATATAGTCCGCAGCATTGGTACCTTTATCCTTGAAACTGGCAGAATACAAATACTTGATAGCATTATTCACTTGACTGATTGTGCGACTCCAGTCTATGCGCCCGATGGACGCAAAATCGCCTTCCAATCAAACAAGAAAATATATATTATCTATAGGGGGTTGCAATGAATATCCGTAGATTATACAGGAATTCTCTATCAGGTCATATCATTATATTTATTTGTGTCTATTTTTCACTCATATATACTGCATCTGCATTTAAGGTTTGCGTAGACCCCGGACATGGCGGCGAAGATGGGGGTGCACCTTCTGCAATTACCGGTTACAATGAAAAGGATGTCAATTTACAGATTGCCATTTTGCTTAAAGACAGCCTTGAAATGGGATCACTCACGGGTAATTATCGGTTTACCCGTCTTACTGATACTTTTATTCAACTGGAGGACAGGCCGGCAATTGCCAATACCTATGAAGCGGATGCGTTTCTTTCGATCCATCACAATGGCAGTACAAATCCAACGGTGCAGTATTCCTGGGGATATTATTGCAACATGGATACAATACCATACGGGCCTTATGTGGGTTGGACGCGCAAGACTACACCGCACTTTGCGCAGAAAGTGTTATATCTGATTCGCCGCGCATTTCGATATGCATGGAACGAACCTATAGCCCAAAATGAGGCCGTCCTAAGGATGTCATATATGGCTTCAACGATTTCCGAGGCATCTTTCATTTCGCAACCCGCTGAGGCGCAGAAATTTTTCAATAATGAGGACGGCCACCGCGAAAATGAGGCCTGGGCTTTGGTAAGCGCCATATACAGTTATTGGGCGGCCCAGGGCATTGCCTATGTTGATTATATCTATCAGAACCCTGAATATGCTGATTCTTTTGCTTTGAGAGTTGACGGCTGGGATTATAAGGCGCCGTACCGGGATTGTTGGATGCCGGGCGAATATCATGGTCTGGAAGCGGCTCCATTCATTAAAGACGGCTATTATTATCAATTTCATCATTGGGAACACCGTCTTTATTTCTCAGGCGTTTTACTATTTCAAACTACGGACAATCCCTATGAATTTTTCGTAGATCAAGCGCCTGGTGACACCGCTCATTGGTATCGGGCGATTTTCACAGGCGGGCCGTTTGATTTCAATCTGATATACCCCTCGGCCGGCATGACCGAAATCAATAAGAATGACACCTTAACTATAATCTGAATGGCGCCACCGGGGGTGCTTAACTCCTGCTCTCTTTATGTGGAGCTTTCCACAAATAACAAGCGCACCTGGTCCCAAATTGCCGGTCCGCTTCCCTATAACAATGGTATGGGTGCGGCTGCGTCGCCCCCGGAGAGTGTGCCATTAATGCCCAATGTCGGTAAATATCTCTGGCATACGCCCAATATCAATTCCGATAGCTGCTTTCTGCGTATCCGCGGCTCCGACCTCGCAGAAAACAACGGCCAGGTGATTTCGCATCGGTTTAGATTGGGCTGCGCACGTCCATATGCCGACTTTACGCCTATCCATGCCACCGGTGATCGCACGCTGACGATTCCATTCCGCGAATTTTGCTTGAATTCACCTTCGGCCTGGTTTTGGGATTTCGGCGATGGTGGCACATCAACAGCCCCTGATCCAACGCATACATACGGCCCGGGTGTTTATACCGTGACCTTAATAGCCTCGAATCAATGCACGGCCGATACATTAATCAGACCAAACATGGTTCATGTAAACTGCCAAATCCTGCCGGCATTGATTATGACCGATCACACCACCGCACTCTTGAACCATAACATAGTCTTCCGCAACGAGATCATATATACACCACCAATGGAATACTGGTGGGATTTTGGCGACGGTAATCAGGTTACAACAAGCTTGGATTCGGTATACCATAGCTATTCATGCCCGGGATCATATACGATTACCCTGAAAGTGACCGACATGTGCGGCAGCAATCAGCAAACCAAGGTGAATTACATAACCATTACAGCCCCGGCCGGAACGCCCGACACCGACAACGATGGTATCATTAATGCCTGCGACAACTGCCCGAGTGTGGCTAATCCCGATCAGGCCGATAATGACCACGACGGTCTCGGTGATCTCTGCGACCCGGATGACGATAATGATGGAATCCCCGATCTGACCGATAACTGCCCCATGATTGCCAATCCCGACCAGCATGATTCTGATGCCGATGGTATCGGTGATGCCTGCGATTTCATTTGCGGTGATGCCAATAACAATGGTTTAGTCAACATACAGGATGTGTCATATATTCTCAAATTTCTATACCTGGGGGGATCCGCGCCCATGCCGGTTTGGCAGGCAGCCGATGTGAATCATTCCGGCAACCTCAATCTTCAGGATGTCACTTATTTGATAAATTATCTTTACAAAGGGGGTCCGGCCCCGGTGTGTCTGTAATAGGATTCAATCTAATGTTTTGAGGGATGGGCATTATGCCTATCCCTCGTTCAATCATAGATATCAATACAAATTTCGGTTGAATAATGAATTAGTACTTCAGTCGACTGCAATTGCTTTCGCGCCCTTTGCTGTCACTTCACCGATTTCATACACCGGTAATTGCCGCTGCGCCGCCTCACGAACAAAGCCGACCGCATTTTCTTTTGGCAAAGAAATTAAAAGTCCCCCTGATGTCTGCGGATCGAAAAGTATATCGGTCATAGGGACAGACAGGCGGGAGGGTATGGTCACTTTATCTACCAGATATTCGCGGTTGGCATTGCTTCCCCCGGGAATCGCGCCTGATTCGGCATATTTAAGAATATTCGGCAGAAGAGGAAGAGTGTCATAATGAAATACAATACCGATATTGGAAGCAGCGGCCATCTCATAGGCGTGCCCCAGAAGGCCGTAGCCGGTGATATCGGTGGCGGCATGAGCGCAGAACTGCAGCATCAACTCCGAGGCGATATTATTCAGCCGGGTCATCATGGCAGTCACCGCCTCTATATCTTCCGGCGCGGCCATATTGCGCTTAATCGCCGTAGTGATTATCCCGGTGCCGAGAGGTTTGGTCAAGAAAAGTTTGTCGCCGATTTTGGCTCCGGCATTTTTTACAATCCTGTCAATATCAATGATCCCGGTGACCGCCAGGCCGTATTTAAGTTCTTTGTCCTTGATTGAATGCCCGCCGACAATTACCGCTCCGGCCTCGCGAATCTTTGCGGCTCCCCCCAGAAGTATCTTAATCAGGATATCCGGCGGCATGGTGGCCTCGGGGAAACCGACAATATTGAGCGCCGTGAGCGGTTTGCCGCCCATGGCGTAGATATCAGAAAGGGCGTTGGCGGCCGCAATTTGCCCGAAAGCATACGGATCATCGACGATCGGCGGGAAAAAATCGACCGTCTGCACCAGTGCCTGACGTTCGTTTATCTTATATATGCCGGCATCATCCGAAGTCTCAAACCCAACCAGAAGATTGGGATTGGTCTCGGCCGGGAGTTTCTTCAGCAGTTCAGCCAAAAACTTTGGCCCCAACTTAGAGGCTCAACCCGCGCAGGTGACTTCTGCCGTCAGCTTGATTGTAATTTCTTCTTTTTCGTTTTTCATAGACTCTCAGCGAAGATAATCTTAATTAGAGATCAAAGCAATAGTATCATTGGCCGCGGCCAGCCCGGGTTCCACTGCGACTGTGGCAACGCCTCAATTTCTATTTTTGAAGATATCCCAGCCGGCTTCGCTGTTTTCTTCTTATCTCTTTGGGAATATTTTCATAAATCCAGTCTACGTATGCGGCAATACTGTCTTTCTTTTTCTTTGCGCCCAGCTTATCGAATGATAAATCGAGCCAGTAAGCGGCTTCAATGACATTGTAGTAATTTCCCGGTTCCGTCTTTAATCTCTCCAGAATCCTATTATATGTCTCCGTTGCGGGCGAATATTGTCCGCTCTTGAAATATGCTTTCCCCAGAGGCCAGAGAAATGTATTCCCGCTCGGATATTGCTGGGACATCTCGGTCGCCAATGATATCGCCGAATCATAGTCTTTTTCATTGATCCATATCCAGATCAGCGCCGCCCGGGCTGATTTACCCGAAAAGAGTGAGGAATCAATGGCCCATTTGATCTCCTCAATTCCCTGCGCCCGGTCGTCACCGAAAAGGCCAATAGTACGAAGAAACCCCGCTTTGACAGATTTCCAGTAGTGATATGAGCCCAACCCGAGATATAGGTCATATAGGGTGGAATCGGCTTTCAG is a window from the Candidatus Zixiibacteriota bacterium genome containing:
- a CDS encoding metal ABC transporter permease, whose product is MAFYDSLYGLIGGLFPYEWAHSTFVLRALIGLLLLTPLCGAMGIMVVNFRMAFFSDTISHSAFTGIALGLLFGVNPWITLVAFGVVVGLGIIRVKKHSELSTDTVIGVFFSTVIAIGIAIISVRRGLSRDLQSYLFGDILTINEAELTAMIALFVVAFIFIWLTYNKLLMIGLHEDLASSKGFNTTLYEYAFSAILAIVVTFSIRAVGLLLVTALLILPAASARNMARSSGALFWWSILFSLISGVLGLAGSLIWNMATGASVILAASALFVLTNLASFIRHMKGRHVSPVN
- a CDS encoding outer membrane protein transport protein, whose translation is MGILRYFAFLTLLLVFLLPSAFGSGFTFDGNGVKARGMGGAFRAVADDWSAACYNPAGYARMKDNQLAGNLTIFHNRYWVKPNILWGGQYESGYMNGLDIPNKHEYLNIPQGAFLARFPFWGEIVMGLSGYQAFDQNQTWQLYKNIPAYSRASIPGTQYYINLDVVAFQLTAAKNFMNDRLSVGIGLAVLRGDLSYGDLVLRRNPMPAPISDRPYERVPEWYKNDGNGWGIGYRAGLLYKATEKLDLGLVFIGKSSIDIDGTSEFKFYMGDNAYLRDNFFPTTEEYLFAGGEVVDLNSKFKTTLDLPASIGGGIAYKVNQKLTVALDAEMVFWSSFKGFDFTFSNFSGLKNPLFLRANDSLFKTNMVVPVKWDDAGKVMLGANYKAYSFIDVRAGGSFENSPVNQTTFIPQFFNLGDKYTVGFGLGFAIGYWNLDFATNYSHQKDLKITGYSDVNDDGLMDNLQGDYRANNYETVLGISYRF
- a CDS encoding alpha/beta hydrolase-fold protein encodes the protein MLKRIWLLFSVLLIAAVLYSCSDRGIVTVDNNFNKGSIFTAQHVFTHYLKQSMFKNISDAPLVRFRVYRPYIEDENQVPGIPFPVLYLLSPYGEDEFFYLDNGLKEVADGMIARHEIKPMWIVCVNGSSGYGGAFYGDTYAGGKYAELIGAKYGLPTNDSLGTLLDYVDGVFNTIDSRATRAISGVGTGGYGAMRIAIRYSENFSSVSAVSAPLDFNGAGGTGGFVPLFQQVMQVQGSANYRSLDTSSSKPLNNLFIAAACNYSPHDTGTTGDSFVITDSATYFAPFGSSSTVKFHLPFDSTGSVYDSTGAVYPIWNMWLSNNIENILAAYPDALDATAIFLAASPQSDFGYFDQTLAFHDHLTGLNKAHQYLMFDGYSGVPASGNNYTYDMLEKILKFHSDHFIIP
- the bshB1 gene encoding bacillithiol biosynthesis deacetylase BshB1; protein product: MIDERSYDLISIGAHPDDVEVGTGGVLIALNKSGYKTGIVYLTAGEMGTGGTPEIRAEEAVNAARVMGSDLIHTYDWGDARLFDSYEKRIELAGLIRKCRPSIILAPYPQIGHGKRQSHPDHVAAGQIVINAASYATLKKMPIPGEPHSVKRVFHYFLPPGLTPSFVVDITEYFEQWIEALKCHKSQFLNPEKSRDYIWSLESMARSFGSQAGCRYGQGFYHIEPMRIVDLFDLVK
- a CDS encoding N-acetylmuramoyl-L-alanine amidase, whose amino-acid sequence is MNIRRLYRNSLSGHIIIFICVYFSLIYTASAFKVCVDPGHGGEDGGAPSAITGYNEKDVNLQIAILLKDSLEMGSLTGNYRFTRLTDTFIQLEDRPAIANTYEADAFLSIHHNGSTNPTVQYSWGYYCNMDTIPYGPYVGWTRKTTPHFAQKVLYLIRRAFRYAWNEPIAQNEAVLRMSYMASTISEASFISQPAEAQKFFNNEDGHRENEAWALVSAIYSYWAAQGIAYVDYIYQNPEYADSFALRVDGWDYKAPYRDCWMPGEYHGLEAAPFIKDGYYYQFHHWEHRLYFSGVLLFQTTDNPYEFFVDQAPGDTAHWYRAIFTGGPFDFNLIYPSAGMTEINKNDTLTII
- a CDS encoding PKD domain-containing protein, encoding MLNSCSLYVELSTNNKRTWSQIAGPLPYNNGMGAAASPPESVPLMPNVGKYLWHTPNINSDSCFLRIRGSDLAENNGQVISHRFRLGCARPYADFTPIHATGDRTLTIPFREFCLNSPSAWFWDFGDGGTSTAPDPTHTYGPGVYTVTLIASNQCTADTLIRPNMVHVNCQILPALIMTDHTTALLNHNIVFRNEIIYTPPMEYWWDFGDGNQVTTSLDSVYHSYSCPGSYTITLKVTDMCGSNQQTKVNYITITAPAGTPDTDNDGIINACDNCPSVANPDQADNDHDGLGDLCDPDDDNDGIPDLTDNCPMIANPDQHDSDADGIGDACDFICGDANNNGLVNIQDVSYILKFLYLGGSAPMPVWQAADVNHSGNLNLQDVTYLINYLYKGGPAPVCL
- the selD gene encoding selenide, water dikinase SelD, with protein sequence MGPKFLAELLKKLPAETNPNLLVGFETSDDAGIYKINERQALVQTVDFFPPIVDDPYAFGQIAAANALSDIYAMGGKPLTALNIVGFPEATMPPDILIKILLGGAAKIREAGAVIVGGHSIKDKELKYGLAVTGIIDIDRIVKNAGAKIGDKLFLTKPLGTGIITTAIKRNMAAPEDIEAVTAMMTRLNNIASELMLQFCAHAATDITGYGLLGHAYEMAAASNIGIVFHYDTLPLLPNILKYAESGAIPGGSNANREYLVDKVTIPSRLSVPMTDILFDPQTSGGLLISLPKENAVGFVREAAQRQLPVYEIGEVTAKGAKAIAVD
- a CDS encoding tetratricopeptide repeat protein, translated to MRYLLFLTGILLAGSAMTQPLLSLEKIEAILAGEEALLATDWPAAYAIYDKLHREDTTDPAGYLFRAGVLQAEMTDREENLYGVRFNALLDSTQYLAKQKLRGCSRRDSALCYLYLGYQYAYRSLWESRFGSSLAALGSGMKAKAAYEDGLKADSTLYDLYLGLGSYHYWKSVKAGFLRTIGLFGDDRAQGIEEIKWAIDSSLFSGKSARAALIWIWINEKDYDSAISLATEMSQQYPSGNTFLWPLGKAYFKSGQYSPATETYNRILERLKTEPGNYYNVIEAAYWLDLSFDKLGAKKKKDSIAAYVDWIYENIPKEIRRKQRSRLGYLQK